One part of the Streptomyces ferrugineus genome encodes these proteins:
- a CDS encoding ABC transporter ATP-binding protein, with protein sequence MDGSIEVRGLSRTFHTTVRRPGFAGALRSLVDPEKVAKHAVCDVTFSVAPGELLALLGPNGAGKSTTIKMLTGILTPTAGEARVAGVVPYEERERNARNIGTVFGQRTQLWWDLPVRESFAILRDIYEVPKAEHAARLKEFDDLLDLSSFWDTRVRHLSLGQRVRSDLAAALLHDPPVVFLDEPTIGMDVVVKEQVREFLRHQVAERGRTVLLTTHDMTEVERLAERVVLINHGRLVLDGTLDEIRREFGSTWQVRVTLADPHTEASSLPGIALLRREGPQAVFGPDGPGAPTVHQALKQVIERYEVTDLALDEADLEDVMRAAYVHAESAAGGA encoded by the coding sequence TTGGATGGCAGTATCGAGGTTCGCGGACTGTCCCGAACCTTCCACACCACCGTCCGCCGCCCCGGCTTCGCGGGCGCGCTGCGCTCACTGGTCGACCCGGAGAAGGTCGCCAAACACGCCGTCTGCGACGTGACGTTCTCCGTCGCCCCCGGCGAACTCCTCGCCCTGCTCGGCCCGAACGGCGCCGGCAAGTCCACCACCATCAAGATGCTCACCGGCATCCTCACGCCGACCGCCGGCGAGGCCAGGGTCGCGGGCGTGGTGCCGTACGAGGAGCGCGAGCGCAACGCCCGTAACATCGGCACCGTCTTCGGGCAGCGCACCCAACTGTGGTGGGACCTCCCGGTGCGCGAGTCGTTCGCGATCCTGCGCGACATCTACGAGGTGCCGAAGGCGGAACACGCCGCCCGGCTGAAGGAGTTCGACGACCTCCTCGACCTCTCCTCCTTCTGGGACACCCGGGTCCGCCATCTCTCCCTCGGCCAGCGCGTCCGCTCCGACCTGGCCGCCGCCCTGCTGCACGACCCGCCGGTGGTCTTCCTCGACGAGCCGACCATCGGCATGGACGTGGTGGTGAAGGAGCAGGTGCGGGAGTTCCTGCGGCACCAGGTGGCGGAGCGCGGCCGTACGGTCCTGCTCACCACCCACGACATGACGGAGGTCGAGCGCCTCGCCGAGCGCGTGGTACTGATCAACCACGGGCGGCTCGTGCTGGACGGCACGCTCGACGAGATCCGCCGGGAGTTCGGCTCGACCTGGCAGGTGCGGGTGACGCTGGCCGACCCGCACACCGAGGCCAGCTCGCTGCCGGGCATCGCGCTGCTGCGCCGCGAGGGACCGCAGGCCGTCTTCGGCCCGGACGGCCCAGGCGCGCCGACCGTGCACCAGGCGCTGAAGCAGGTCATCGAGCGGTACGAGGTGACGGACCTCGCCCTCGACGAGGCGGACCTGGAGGACGTGATGCGGGCCGCGTACGTCCATGCCGAGTCCGCGGCGGGGGGAGCCTGA
- a CDS encoding ABC-2 family transporter protein, translating into MAALLHGWRAARVTPLGELHTPARMTAVLLRLTVQVVLVASLWRGLYSHTGTTAGLTRDQAVTYAVLAVLASRLRELDQYAGRDTVLQHMHFGTIVYWYLRPLPPQRYYALRALGEQLYGLAWALGAYVVCLAAGVVKPPGSAAVAGVFAVSMLLGQWVLYYVMLLLDQLCFFTIRNNSAMLILIFAQNLLSGVYAPLWFFPDWFITLSGFLPFQATLSVPLSIYVGRIELSDAGVQLAVQAAWVVALALFTRWVWRRAARRVISQGG; encoded by the coding sequence ATGGCCGCCCTGCTGCACGGCTGGCGCGCCGCGCGCGTCACGCCGCTCGGTGAGCTGCACACGCCGGCCCGGATGACGGCCGTCCTGCTCCGGCTGACGGTGCAGGTGGTCCTGGTGGCGTCGCTGTGGCGCGGCCTGTACTCCCACACCGGCACCACCGCCGGACTGACCCGCGACCAGGCGGTCACGTACGCCGTCCTGGCCGTACTCGCCTCCCGACTGCGGGAGTTGGACCAGTACGCGGGCCGGGACACGGTGCTGCAGCACATGCACTTCGGCACGATCGTCTACTGGTATCTGCGCCCGCTGCCGCCCCAGCGCTACTACGCGCTGCGCGCCCTCGGCGAGCAGCTCTACGGGCTGGCGTGGGCGCTCGGCGCGTATGTGGTCTGTCTCGCGGCGGGGGTGGTGAAGCCGCCCGGGTCGGCGGCGGTGGCAGGGGTGTTCGCGGTGAGCATGCTGCTGGGCCAGTGGGTCCTGTACTACGTCATGCTCCTGCTCGACCAGCTCTGCTTCTTCACCATCCGCAACAACTCCGCGATGCTGATCCTGATCTTCGCGCAGAACCTGCTGTCCGGGGTGTACGCGCCGCTGTGGTTCTTCCCGGACTGGTTCATCACGCTGAGCGGGTTCCTGCCCTTCCAGGCGACGCTGAGCGTGCCGCTGTCGATCTATGTCGGCCGGATCGAACTGTCCGACGCGGGCGTTCAGTTGGCCGTTCAGGCGGCCTGGGTGGTGGCGCTGGCGCTGTTCACCCGATGGGTGTGGCGGCGGGCCGCGCGGCGCGTGATCTCGCAGGGAGGCTGA
- a CDS encoding ABC transporter permease, with protein sequence MEYRTEFLLNIAIGAIWQMSVIVFATVLLARFTGMGGWESSDVLLIPAIRMLAHGLFVLLLGRMHFIGRQIQEGRIDIYLLRPMPVHRQVQLDYFPTNAIGDLTVAAGLMVGALGRSGLDWTAGRVGYLTAAVIGGMLLEAALFTAVASACLRYPAADYWGRWLEELLGTFGSYPLNVLPKAVGGFLTFALPLAFVAYFPAAVLTGHDTAVPYWLAAASPLLGLVAYVGARWLWRWALGHYAGVNG encoded by the coding sequence ATGGAGTACCGCACCGAGTTCCTGCTGAACATCGCGATCGGTGCGATCTGGCAGATGTCGGTGATCGTGTTCGCGACGGTGCTGCTGGCCCGGTTCACCGGAATGGGCGGCTGGGAGAGCTCGGACGTCCTGCTGATCCCGGCGATCCGGATGCTCGCGCACGGTCTGTTCGTACTGCTCCTCGGCCGTATGCACTTCATCGGCCGGCAGATCCAGGAGGGACGGATCGACATCTACCTCCTGCGTCCGATGCCGGTGCACCGCCAGGTCCAGCTCGACTACTTCCCGACCAACGCGATCGGCGACCTGACGGTCGCGGCGGGTCTGATGGTGGGCGCGCTCGGCCGCAGCGGGCTGGACTGGACGGCGGGCCGCGTCGGGTATCTGACCGCCGCGGTCATCGGCGGCATGCTGCTTGAGGCGGCCCTGTTCACGGCCGTGGCCTCCGCGTGCCTGCGCTATCCCGCCGCCGACTACTGGGGCCGCTGGCTGGAGGAACTCCTCGGCACCTTCGGCAGCTACCCCCTGAACGTCCTGCCGAAGGCGGTGGGCGGCTTCCTCACCTTCGCCCTCCCGCTGGCGTTCGTCGCGTACTTCCCGGCCGCGGTCCTCACGGGCCACGACACCGCCGTCCCGTACTGGCTGGCGGCGGCGTCGCCCCTGCTGGGGCTGGTGGCGTATGTGGGGGCGCGGTGGCTGTGGCGGTGGGCGCTGGGCCACTACGCGGGCGTGAACGGATGA
- a CDS encoding PHP domain-containing protein, with product MGHGHAHGHHHHGHDHDHSSDAAASALPAAFDPAVPDEALTPEQQSRRTLLRRAGLLGAGLAAASVVAPTAAAATPASAGRRGHGFLWLAGDHHIHTQYSNDGKYRVVDQVRQGAKHGMDWLVITDHGNVTHSKIGVEKVNPDIRDARDAYEDTLVFQGLEWNIPGAEHGTVFVHPGRNEVSVLKQFETDYDGSVNGASDSTPANEALAIAGLNFLARQVQRRKVKDILMLANHPARKGIDSPHEIRAWRDATSARHQIAVGMEGAPGHQAGGIAKPLGMGRARGIYDNSPGANSFAGYPLESYRTWGGFDWMTATVGGLWDSLLAEGKPWWITANSDSHNVYTDTAERGGPDSDYLANGKHTDPVYSGTIDLTEGDYWPGQYSRTHVGADGFSYAAVMNGIRAGRVWVDHGQLISGLDVRVRGGYRWATLGGALHVRKGTSVTLTVDVAMAGGANWAGFVPKLARVDVIQGDVTGPAADRDTFTAPTAKVVKSYEVNKPSGTVRLTYDLGRVDRPVYVRLRGTDGNRSAVGPMGAAVDPAGPAIDVVGDADPWRDLWFYSNPVWVLPS from the coding sequence ATGGGACACGGGCACGCGCACGGTCATCATCACCACGGACATGACCACGATCACTCGTCCGACGCGGCGGCGTCCGCGCTCCCCGCCGCCTTCGACCCCGCCGTGCCCGACGAGGCCCTGACCCCCGAGCAGCAGTCACGCCGCACCCTGCTGCGCCGGGCGGGCCTGCTGGGCGCCGGCCTGGCCGCCGCGAGCGTCGTGGCCCCGACCGCGGCCGCCGCCACGCCGGCCTCCGCAGGCCGCCGCGGTCACGGCTTCCTGTGGCTGGCCGGTGACCACCACATCCACACCCAGTACAGCAACGACGGCAAGTACCGCGTCGTCGACCAGGTCCGCCAGGGCGCCAAGCACGGCATGGACTGGCTGGTCATCACCGACCACGGCAATGTCACCCACTCCAAGATCGGTGTGGAGAAGGTCAACCCGGACATCCGTGACGCGCGTGACGCCTACGAGGACACCCTTGTCTTCCAGGGCCTGGAGTGGAACATCCCGGGCGCCGAGCACGGAACCGTTTTCGTGCACCCGGGCAGGAACGAGGTCTCGGTACTGAAGCAGTTCGAAACCGACTACGACGGCTCGGTCAACGGCGCCTCCGACTCCACCCCCGCCAACGAGGCCCTCGCCATCGCCGGCCTCAACTTCCTTGCCCGGCAGGTCCAGCGACGCAAGGTCAAGGACATCCTGATGCTCGCCAACCACCCGGCGCGCAAGGGCATCGACTCCCCGCACGAGATACGCGCCTGGCGCGACGCCACGTCCGCGCGTCATCAGATCGCGGTCGGCATGGAGGGCGCGCCGGGCCACCAGGCCGGCGGTATCGCCAAGCCGCTCGGGATGGGCCGGGCCCGTGGCATCTACGACAACAGCCCCGGCGCCAACTCCTTCGCAGGCTACCCGCTGGAGAGCTACCGCACCTGGGGCGGCTTCGACTGGATGACCGCCACCGTCGGCGGTCTGTGGGACAGCCTCCTCGCCGAGGGCAAGCCCTGGTGGATCACCGCCAACTCCGACTCCCACAACGTCTACACGGACACCGCCGAGCGCGGCGGCCCGGACAGCGACTACCTCGCCAACGGCAAGCACACCGACCCCGTCTACAGCGGCACGATCGACCTCACCGAGGGCGACTACTGGCCCGGCCAGTACAGCCGTACGCACGTCGGCGCGGACGGCTTCTCGTACGCCGCCGTCATGAACGGCATCCGTGCCGGCCGCGTCTGGGTCGACCACGGACAGCTCATCAGCGGCCTCGACGTCCGCGTGCGGGGCGGCTACCGCTGGGCCACGCTGGGCGGCGCCCTGCACGTCCGCAAGGGCACCAGCGTCACGCTGACGGTCGACGTGGCCATGGCCGGCGGCGCCAACTGGGCCGGCTTCGTGCCGAAGCTCGCCCGCGTCGACGTCATCCAGGGCGATGTGACCGGCCCGGCCGCGGACCGGGACACCTTCACCGCGCCGACGGCCAAGGTGGTGAAGTCGTACGAGGTGAACAAGCCGTCCGGCACGGTCCGCCTCACCTACGACCTCGGCAGGGTCGACCGCCCCGTCTACGTCCGCCTGCGCGGCACCGACGGCAACCGCAGCGCCGTCGGCCCGATGGGCGCCGCCGTCGACCCCGCGGGCCCGGCGATCGACGTCGTCGGCGACGCCGACCCGTGGCGCGACCTGTGGTTCTACTCCAACCCGGTGTGGGTCCTGCCCTCGTGA